Part of the Arcobacter sp. LA11 genome, CTTTTTTACCTTCATCCATAAGCTCTTTTACGATTTTTGCTTTATCTGTAGGTAAAAGCTCTGCTTTTATCTCATCAATTCCAAGTTCATCAGCAATCATTTGAGCTTTTTTCTTAGTATCACCTGTTAACATCACAATATTTTTCACACCAAGTTCTTTTAGTCTAATTATAGATTCTTTTGCATTTACTCTTAAGTTATCTGCAAGTGCAATTGTTCCTAAAAGCTTCCCATCAAAACCTATATATAAAAGTGTTTTACCATTACTAAGTGATTTTTCAATTTTTTCCTTATGTCCTGAAAAATCTATTTTTTCATCATCTTCTAGAAAATGTCTACTTCCAATGATTACTTGTTTTCCGTCTACTTCTGTTTTAACACCATGGGCAACTATAAATTCAACTTCTTCATGGTGCATATGAACAAAGCCATTCTCTTTTGCAGCTTTTACAACAGCTTCTGCAACAGGATGAAAATAGTGTTCTTCTGTAGATGCAGTTAGATTTAGCAACTGTTCTTTTGTCCAAGCTTTATCATATGACTCTACAGAGATAACTTCTAATTCACCTTCTGTTAGAGTTCCTGTCTTATCGAAAACAAAAGTATCAGCACTATGTAAAGACTCAATAGACTTTGCTCCTTTTATCATAATACCATGATGCCCTGCTTTTGAAATAGTAGATTTAAAAGCAACTGGAGTTGCAAGTTTTAAAGCACAAGAATAATCTGCTTGTAAAATAGAAGCTGTTCTTTCAAAATCTTTAGTAAACACATATGAAACTCCAGCTAATCCCAATGTAACTGGAACTAACTTATCCGCAAGTTTTGTAGCTTTTAATTGTACAGATGATTTTTCATTTAAAGAGTTTTCTATATAGTGTTTGATTCTTTGTGTTGCAGTATCAGCACCTACATATTCAGCCCAAACTCTAAGTCTTCCATCTTCAATAATAGTTCCAGAAATAACTCTATCACCCCTATGTTTTACAACAGGTTCAGCTTCTCCTGTCATAGAGACTTCATTTACACTGGCACTTCCTTCTATAATATGTCCATCTACAGGAACAGTATTACCAATACCAACAATTACAACATCGCCTATTTTGATATCAACACTTTTTATTAAGACTTCTGTGATTTTTCCATCAACTTCTTTTTCAACCCATGCTTCTTCAACATTTGGTTTTGAAAGTTCTTTTAGTAAATCATCACTTTTATGAACAGTTGTTTCTTCTATATATTCACCAAGTTCAAGCATTGCATTTGTTGAGTTTGCAGCCAAATAATCTTTTCTGTAAATAGATATACCAACAGCAGCACTTTCAAGAACTCTTGAAGTTAAACCTTCAGAAAAAAGTTCTTTTGTACCATCTATTAACATAGGAACAGCAGCAGCTGTAGTAACACTAGCTTTTAACATATCATTTTTTATAAATCTTTCAGCAACTAAAGCACTACTAGCTCTAGCCATACCTTCTATACTTGGTTCCTCATCATTTACACAAGAGATACAAACTGCTGCATCTTTACAAGAATCTAATAAATCATCGATACTCAAATTAGATAGTTTT contains:
- a CDS encoding heavy metal translocating P-type ATPase, whose amino-acid sequence is MSSNQFKKVHSTSNRARYKYSLLKDKYLDANILKSNLEKIEGIISVRVNKKAHSIIFDFEQSSVCEQIEEKLSNLSIDDLLDSCKDAAVCISCVNDEEPSIEGMARASSALVAERFIKNDMLKASVTTAAAVPMLIDGTKELFSEGLTSRVLESAAVGISIYRKDYLAANSTNAMLELGEYIEETTVHKSDDLLKELSKPNVEEAWVEKEVDGKITEVLIKSVDIKIGDVVIVGIGNTVPVDGHIIEGSASVNEVSMTGEAEPVVKHRGDRVISGTIIEDGRLRVWAEYVGADTATQRIKHYIENSLNEKSSVQLKATKLADKLVPVTLGLAGVSYVFTKDFERTASILQADYSCALKLATPVAFKSTISKAGHHGIMIKGAKSIESLHSADTFVFDKTGTLTEGELEVISVESYDKAWTKEQLLNLTASTEEHYFHPVAEAVVKAAKENGFVHMHHEEVEFIVAHGVKTEVDGKQVIIGSRHFLEDDEKIDFSGHKEKIEKSLSNGKTLLYIGFDGKLLGTIALADNLRVNAKESIIRLKELGVKNIVMLTGDTKKKAQMIADELGIDEIKAELLPTDKAKIVKELMDEGKKVAFIGDGINDAPALISAHVGISMSRGADIAKATADISLLKDDISAVVEAKELANKTMQLINNNFNATVGINSAILAGATFGLFSPIVTAVLHNGTTIGLLLNSIKGVKVK